The genomic window TACTGCTCTTCGCTGATCGCGCCTTCTGCGCGCTTGTTGTTGGCCTCCAGCAGTTCCGGGGTACGCGGCAGGGAGCCGACGTGGGTGGTACGAATGTGATTCGCCATGGATGCGTGTCCTTTCCTCGTGTTCATGTCCGTACGAGACGATCCGATCGACGGGGTCACGCCGCTGCCGTCGTTTCATCCCCGAGAAATCCTAACAGACCATGCTGTCTGCCCGGCCCCGGGGCTTCACGGTGGCGTAGGGGCAGACGTCCATAAGGTGCTGTTCCAAGTTCACATTTGAGCCGATTTCGCTGATATCCCCACTGTTGTGTACTGCAGTTTTCTGAATGGTTACGGTTACGTCCGTTAGCGTGGTGTACCTATAACTGCCGGTGACTGGCCTCGGGGCCCGATGTTATCGGTGGCTGGAGGTCGCTTTGTGTGCGAGCACCACCCCGCCTAATGCAAGAGCGGGAAGCCAAAATGCCCAACCTGAATGCAGCTGATAGACGGGCAAGAAAATCAGGGGCGCGAACCCGGAGCCATAAAACCGGAAGGCTTGAACCGTGGAGAGAAGAGAAGACCCCCTGGGACTGCGCAGAACCAGCAAATTAATGGTCATCTGCACACCTTGGGCTGCCAGCACCGCGGCCGCCCAGGCAAGGGCAACCAGCCAGGCCGTCGGCGCTAGGGGAACCACAGCAAGCGCGATCGTTCCGCTTAAGGCGCTGACCGCGAATACGGAGTGTGCTCCATGCCGATCGGCGGCGATCCCGATTCTGCGGGAGGCAATAAGTGCTGCCACACCGCCGCTCATCACGACCAGCCCTCTTCCCACCGGCCCGAGGGAAAACTGGTCTTCGACATGCAGCGCAATCAGGAAACCCAGTCCGAAGATGCCCGCCCCGACGACAAACCCACCGGCCATGTAGACAAAAAGCGGAATCCACCTGACAGGCCCGGAGGAGGACTCCGGCTCGGTAACCGGGGCAGGGACGTTGGGCACGCGTACCAAGAGGATGAATATGATCGCTACTGCGATGACGCTGTAGGTCAGCCGCCAGTCGACAAGACTGGCGACGCCGGAAATTAACGGACCAGACAACAGGCCCAGCGACTGCATGGTGGCGTATATGCCTAGTGCCGAACCGAGTTCCTCGGGCGGGATGAGGGCCTTGAGGATGACCTGGAGCACGGGGGTGATGAAGGCGCTGGCCACGCCAATGACGAAAAATCCCACCACGAACAGACCCCACCACGGGGTGAAAATCAACACGAACGTAAATATCAGGGTGACCGCATAAGCGGTGAGCACGACGCGGTGCGGCGGGATCGCGCGGAC from Corynebacterium maris DSM 45190 includes these protein-coding regions:
- a CDS encoding MFS transporter → MRKLQIATIYVGGFISPFWGQSLAAVLPEFADSFGITLDQAAATMAFFLFPFATVMLFSSRLVRAIPPHRVVLTAYAVTLIFTFVLIFTPWWGLFVVGFFVIGVASAFITPVLQVILKALIPPEELGSALGIYATMQSLGLLSGPLISGVASLVDWRLTYSVIAVAIIFILLVRVPNVPAPVTEPESSSGPVRWIPLFVYMAGGFVVGAGIFGLGFLIALHVEDQFSLGPVGRGLVVMSGGVAALIASRRIGIAADRHGAHSVFAVSALSGTIALAVVPLAPTAWLVALAWAAAVLAAQGVQMTINLLVLRSPRGSSLLSTVQAFRFYGSGFAPLIFLPVYQLHSGWAFWLPALALGGVVLAHKATSSHR